From one Solanum stenotomum isolate F172 chromosome 12, ASM1918654v1, whole genome shotgun sequence genomic stretch:
- the LOC125846933 gene encoding uncharacterized protein LOC125846933, whose protein sequence is MAPPVFNGDNYQIWAVRMETYLDVMDMWEAVKEDYEVPLLPNNPTMSQIKNHKDRKTRKSKAKACLFSAVSSSIFTRIMSLKSAKAIWDYLKAEYEGDERIRGMQVLNLIRNFEMQKMKETETIKDYSERLLNIANRVRLLDSVFNDSRIVEKILVTVPERFEATITTYGKH, encoded by the coding sequence ATGGCACCACCTGTTTTTAATGGTGATAACTATCAGATTTGGGCGGTAAGAATGGAAACTTATCTAGATGTCATGGATATGTGGGAGGCAGTCAAAGAGGATTATGAAGTTCCTCTGTTGCCTAACAATCCTACTATGTCCCAGATCAAAAACCATAAAGACAGGAAAACCAGAAAATCAAAGGCAAAGGCATGTTTATTTTCAGCAGTATCTTCTTCAATCTTCACTCGAATTATGTCTCTAAAGTCAGCAAAAGCCATCTGGGATTATCTCAAGGCAGAATACGAAGGGGATGAAAGGATCAGAGGTATGCAAGTGCTAAATCTTATAAGAAATTTCGAGATGCAGAAGATGAAAGAAACTGAAACCATCAAAGATTACTCTGAAAGGCTCTTGAACATAGCAAACAGGGTAAGATTACTTGATTCCGTGTTTAATGATTCACGTATTGTTGAAAAGATTCTGGTAACTGTGCCGGAAAGATTTGAAGCAACCATAACTACTTATGGAAAACACTAA